The Acinonyx jubatus isolate Ajub_Pintada_27869175 chromosome A2, VMU_Ajub_asm_v1.0, whole genome shotgun sequence genomic sequence ccctcccttgaGGGGACTTGTGGAAATTATGTCACAGCCCCTCCCAGTCCAGCCATCAGCCACAGGCTCCTGCAGGCCTtcctctgagggcagggactgtcaGAGCAGCAGGACCTGGGGAGGGGGTCCAGGACCCCTAAGGAAAGACTATGTGGCCCCCACTTCCGGGTGAGCAGAGTCGAGCCACCAGGGGAAGGGATTTCTGGCACTTTACACGCAGATACACGTATACGCAACAAGCACCAGATATgagcacatgtgtgtacatgcaacGCACAGCAGGCATGCACATGTGCCCGCACACGTGTGTACACACTCAGGCACATGGGTGCACACAGCTCCTGGCTCCCCTTTACACGGGTCATTTTCTCACTGAGATGCAAGCATGTCCCCACTTGTGTTAACGAGGACCAGGAGAAAGCAGGTGGGGATTCACTGTGCCTCGGCCTGAGTGTTGGCCCCCCTGGGACAGAGAAGTCTTGCTCTGGGACCCCCTCTACTTctgccagccctcctccccctcctcaggCTTGTCAAGGGCCCTGACTTGTGTCCTGCACACTGGGTCCTGCTCAGcagccccacccagcccagggGCCCGGGTTGGTGGGGCTATTTTAAGTCCGGCTCtgtgcctgccctccccccaggCTTTGCTACTGGCCACCTGCCGCTGCCCGTCAGGCCTGGAATGCTGACTGGCAGTtggccagggtgggggctggggacagactgTTATAAAACTGGGTGCACCTGGGAGGCGGCTGTCCCTGTCCGGAGCCTGCCACGCTCCCCAACACCACTGCCATGTCCACCCACCGCCTCGTGATGGTTCGGCACGGTGAGAGCACCTGGAACCAGGAGAACCGCTTCTGTGGCTGGTTCGATGCAGAGCTGAGTGAGAAGGGGGCCCAGGAGGCCAAGAAGGGCGCCGAGGCCATCAGGGATGCCAAGATGGAGTTTGACATCTGCTACACGTCGGTGCTGAAACGAGCCATCCGCACCCTCTGGACCATCCTGGACGGCACAGACCAGATGTGGCTGCCCGTGGTGCGCACCTGGCGCCTCAACGAGAGGCACTACGGGGGCCTCACAGGCCTCAACAAGGCAGAGACAGCCGCCAAGCACGGCGAGGAGCAGGTGAAGATCTGGAGGCGTTCCTTCGACATCCCGCCGCCCCCCATGGACGAGAAGCACCCCTACTACAGCTCCATCAGCAAGGTGGGCTGCTTGGAGCACCAGGGGCAGGTCTagggcaggggcccctggggatGGCAgctggggtctggggtctggcTTTCTGGGGACAAAACAGCAGTGTGGATGCCCCCAGGAGCGGCGGTATGCAGGCCTGAAGCCCGGGGAGCTGCCTATGTGTGAGAGCCTGAAGGACACCATCGCCCGGGCCCTCCCCTTCTGGAACGAGGAGATCGCCCCCCAGATCAAGGCTGGCAAGAGAGTGCTCATCGCCGCCCACGGGAACAGCCTGCGGGGCATCGTCAAACATCTGGAAGGTGAGGACTACCTTGTGGGATGTGCacggaggttggggggggggggttacgtACCTTTGAACCATTCGGGCCCCAACTTCTCACGTTAGCCAAGTACCCCCTGCATGATGGAGGCAGCTGTGTAGACAGGAGCCTGCAGGGTGGGGGTTTcaactgaggttgagaaaccacttacaaaaaaaccccactttgtAAAATGTTTCACTTGCTTGTGTACAGGCAGTTTCCTTCTGAAGACTGTGGGTGAAAACACCTGCCACCACTGACCCAGGCCCAAGCCCTGCACAGGGGTCACAGGCCTGGGGCGGGGCTGGCTTCCTAGACACAAGCCTGGGCTAAAGACAAGGCCATGCCCAAGGACACCCAGCTGGGCAAAGGCAGGGCCGTCTGGCTGCACATTTATTGTGACCCTGGTCAAGTCACTTCACTTGTTGGGTCTCAACCACCCTCTCTGGGGTTTGGCGGGGGCTCTTGGGGCTCCTCCCAGTACTGCCTGCAGTTGGACATgaagcccagggcagagccccagcTCACACCCATGCCAGGCAAAAGTAAAACCAGTCAAAAGAAGGGTGCAGGGTGTGCAGCAGTCCTAGCCGCCTGGCACGTAGCTgggttccccccacccctacaCACGTCTCCACCGAGCCCCCCTGATACTACCTTAGACAGTTGCACAGATCCTCAGGAGAGTTTAAATTAGCATTCAAATGGACTTCACGCTTGTGGGGATTGtggaaaggggaagaaggcaggcagggtGTGGGGTTCCAAACCTCCTGCTTTGGGGGTCGGGTGGGCAACTGGCCAGAGCACAGAGAGGCCCCTGAGGCctggccagccccagcccctctccccttggAAGGGAGGGCAGGATAGAGGCCTCAGCTTTCCATTGCCTGGAGAACATTTTCTTCAGTCACACTGAGGGGGCGGGGTGTCAGGAATCGCAAAGGTCGAGCTGCTATTCCAGGCCAGGGGCTGTGGAGGCAGGCAGGGTCAGGTTTCCTTGGGAACCCTTGCCCTTTCCACCCAGCAGGGCCTCCCTCCACCTTGGCCATGAGAGGCCCTTCTCACTGTCTCTCCAAGCACATGTGTCAGGAGCACCCCTGCTCCTGACATCTAGAATTTAGAATGTCCTAGAAGCCAAACATCCATCGATCTGGCTGGAGGAGCCCAATGGCACTGTCCCAGGTCAACAGCAACTCCAGGCTGGGGGTGCAAGGTCCTGGCTCACCACAGCTACTCTGTAGGGCACTCCGTCCCTGACTTCTGGCTTGACCTTCCCCAAGCCCTTTTCTGTGGCTTactgtgggggcaggagggttgACGCCTGGCTGACCCAGCTCTGTGGCCCATAAAGGTCATGGGGCCAGCTGAATGCGAGAGCAGGCAGCTGCCTGGCACAGGCCAGCAGGGACTAAGGACCCTGTTCCCCCGGTCCAGGGATGTCAGACCAGGCCATCATGGAGCTGAACCTGCCCACGGGGATCCCCATCGTGTACGAGCTGGACCAGGCACTGAAGCCCACCAAGCCCATGCGGTTCCTGGGTGATGAAGAAACTGTGCGGAAAGCCATGGAGGCTGTGGCTGCCCAGGGCAAGGCCAAGTGAGGGGTGGGCTTTCGGCAATAAAGGCACCTCCTCCCACCACCTGAATCCAGTGTGGCTCTGGACACCTGGCTCCTAAGGCCTCCAGCTGGGGGTTCCACAAACCCTGCCCCAGAGCACTTGGCCCCGGCCAGGCCCCTgccacctgccctgcccacccctgttTAGGTGCAAGGGCCCCAGGAGCCAGGGGCAGGAGTCTGCTCCCCAATCTGGGCTATCAGGTAACTTCTAACAAGCCCCCTATGGTGAccctaaaaaccaaaacagccaCTTGGTGACTTTGCTTTAGGATCCGGGTGCCTGGGGTGACCAAGCTGTGCCCAGGATGAGCAGAGACTGCAGCCAGGACAGCATTGCTTCATGGCCACCTTCCCGCAGACAGGGTGTCCTCTGTTGTCCCTGCAGCCCCAGGGACCAAGCCCCACCTCCAAGGCGTCCCAGTGTCTTAGGACAAGCCCACAGCTGGCCTCAGAGCCGTGTGACCCTGACTCATGGAGCCTCCGAAGCCGGTTGGGCCATGCTGGCTTCATGGTGGAGAAATTGGGATGTGGTAAGGCCTGCCTGAAGCTCAGCTGGAGACAGACGAGATGGGACAGCGATCCCCTTAGTTCGGCCTGTGCCCCAAGCTGCTTCCACCCAGCACCTGCCAGAGCATGAGGAACTGTAATCTGTAACATTCGGGGGGTGCCAGGCACCTCATtccatgcacacgtgcacacaggcTTGGTCCTGCATGGGCAGAGGGTCCCCAGGGTAGGGAGGGAGGCCCTCAGCCCCTCCCAGAgaactgaaatccaagaggctgACTGTGGTCACAGCTTCATGTTTATGCCTCTCCTAGGTGGCTGTCTGGCCTGAGGTCTGAgggtgcacgtgcacacacacacacctgtacacGCGTCCCACAGACACCCAGGAAGGGGTCTGTTTCCACACAGGGGCATTCAGGCCACAGCAGGGCGGATCACAACTGGGGCCTGCATGGGGCAATTCTCATCTGAAAGCAGacaggcctggggcacctggggcggGACAGCAGGCACAGGCTGGGGCCATTGTGGGGGGTGTGGTACACAGAAGGACGCTCCCATCCCTTCCTTCATACACTCGGGGGCAGGGGGCGTGCTCAGCCCCGGCAGAGGGACAGAACTGGGGACACAGGGCAGGGTGCGGAAGGGTGATCTGACGCTGCCCAAACTGTCATGACCCGAGACTTTGGTCATAAACTCTTAAGTTCACTGTTCCCGAGGGTCACTAACAGCTGTAACCACCACTCTTCAGAGCCAAGAGGAAGAGGAGATAAGGAAATGCCCCTGCTCAGACCGCCCAGCTCAGCAGTGCCACTCTCCTCAGGCAGAGGTCACTGAGGGGCTGGCCATGAGCAGGGCTTGGCTCAGTGTCCTCCGTGGGGGTCAAAGGCAAGGctggtggggcgggggcaggggcgggccAGGAGCTGCCAGAAGCAGGTGTTGGGAATCAGCTGCATTGAGGCGTCTGCGGGAGCCCGAGGGCTCATCTTCTCTGGGGGTCCCATTCTTGGAGGACTGCCGAGCGGCTCTCGAGCCACACACGCCACGTCCCCCGGTTAGAAGGAAAGCACgcctgggtggggaagggaaggacagcCTCGGAGCGGCCAGCGGTGGGGGGGTCCTCACTCAATGAGCTCCACGTAGTTGGCGGGAAACATGCCAAAGTGGCCGTCAGGCCCGTAGCCGCGCCACCAGCCCTCGTCAATCACCTCGATGCCTGTGATGAGATTTTCAGGGTCGAAGGAGATCTCTGTGTCGTCGGCTGTGGGAAGGTGAGCCGGAGGGTGAGCCGGAGGCCACACTGGAGCTGGGGGCCTGGCAGCCAGGCCCTCACCTGTCCCGACACCACACGGCAGGTGGCCTCCCAAGGCCTCCACCCAGACTCGCTGGGGGCCCAGCGTCCAGGGTGTACCCAGCCCTCTGGTCACACCTTCAGGCTCAGCGCGGCGCTGGCAGCAGGGATTCACACCAACAGACGTTGGGCAGCTGCCTAGAGGGCACGTGAAGGCCCGGGCTGTGTGGGGCATCCACCCCATCCTCACCCTTCTGGCCCCCCAAGGGAGCCCCCAAAGCCTGTCTCCTGACGTGGGGCCCTGTGGTCTGAGCACATTACCTGCCTGGTAGTCGTACAGGGCCCGGGCACAGAGCCCCTTCCCGCTCAGCCCTGGGTAGTGGTCCATGTGCTCAGAGCCGGCATCTTGCTGCTGCACCTGCCCGTGGATGGAGAGAAGAGGAACCTGGGGTCCTAGTTACCGGCTCGCACACAGAGGGCGGGGGCTGCCGCCGCCCCACCACCCCAACAATGCTCCCCAACGCAGGGCCTCCCACACGGCAAAGTGTGCCAGACAATTCCTCGCACAGGGCTGCTCCGAGACGAAACAAGATAATCCGCACGTAGTGAACCGTTACAAAGTCAGGCGTCCCACGAGTGGTATGGCTGAGGAGGGTGTTTCTGGGCCCCCTAACAGCCACGCCCCGCCCCACTCAAGGGACCCACCATTGGGGGCTCCTCATAGAGGGACTCCTGCTCTGGGGGCTCCTCATACAcagcttcctcctcttctgcctgcACCGGACACGGTGGCGTGCTGGGCACCGGCTCCTCACAGAGACCTGCACAGGAGGGCGCAGCCCGCTCTGAGCCCAGGGAGCGGAGGACACCTCCTTGTCCCTACTGCGCCCACATGCCCAGCCTCCCACGGGGAGGCTAAGCGCCTTGCCTGGCCTGGGCCCTGAGGTGGCCTGGGCGGGCTCTCTGCTGAGGTGGGTCTCTGGCTGGGTAAGCTGCTTCTGCAGGAAGGGGCTCCGCAGTTTGCCTGCAGACCAAAGACACACGCATGAGAGCTGACAAATGGGAAGAACAGGCAGTCTCCACCGTttctgggccctgtgctggcggACCTGTCCTGGAACAGTGGCTGTCACGCAGAGTGAGTGGGGACATGGAGCAACTACAGAAACACCAcggtgcgcgcacacacacatgcacacgcacagaGCAGTCCTGTTTCCCTGGGGGCCAGAGAGCAGGTGACAGAGGCTCCTGAGGCCAGCTCTGAGCCAATGTGCGAGCTGCACTACAAGTTTACGGGGCCAGGCTGGAGGGTCTCCCCTCTGAAGCCACACGTGGCCCTGCCCTTCCAGGTCTCTGTGGGACGAggctgagggtggggaagggacccCTGacgcccaggctcccctctcagAAGCCACTCTCATGAGCACGGgctctccctgctcatgtgtgtctGTCATACTCTGACACATCTGTCACCTCAGGGAACCCTGTACTGGGACCCCAGGACCCCTCGGCCGGCCTCTACCTCAGGGCTAGGCCCAGAGGGTAGGCTTACCTGGCTGGGGGCTGGAGATGGATGTGGTAGACAGGGCCCTCTCCTTCTGTTTGAAAATGTCCCGTGGATGTGCTGGCTGTGGACTGCCAgggtcctggggggtggggggaggggggaagggtaCAAGCACCTGGCAGTGAGCGTGGGCCCAGGTGCTCTGGGAGGGGCTCCCAGGCCTCGTCTTGGACAACAACTTCTGCCCTTTGAGCTCGTTTCCACCACCACCGAGACACACCCACACGCGCTCCAGGCTCCACTCTGCCCAGCCGGCCACGGGACCCTCCCGGAGACCCCCGCATCACTGGACAGACAAGTCTCACCTGCTCCTGTCTGCTCCCCAAAACCACTTCTGGCTGCTCACATGTCCTgctgggaggggcacagggaggagcTGCAGCCCGGCTGCCTGCTTAGGACCCTCCCTCTGCCCGCCCTCTGGGCCCTCACCTCTGGGGCGCGGCCTCGCTGCCCTGCTCCTCCCGATAGCGCTGCTCCCTGCGGGCGGCCTCCCGCAGCTCCCGTTCCCGGCGCTCCTGCTCCAGCTGCTGCCGCTCCTCCTCTGCCCGCCGCTTCTCCTCTCGCTTGcggttctcctcctccttctgcagAGAGAACAGTGCCCGCGGCCCACTCAGCCCCCGCGCCGCAGGCAGACCTGCCCCCTCTCTGAGTCCACCCTGGCGTTCTTGCGAGTGCCGCCTGGGGCGTTGGGGGCCTGCGTGCAGGGGTGCAGGTGAGTGCCCTCGGGCCCTGTCACTTAACTCCCTCAGCCCAGTCTGACAGCCTATGAACGGGCGCGAACAGGAACGTGTGTCCCAGGGGTTCACTGTGAGAAAAaccaagggacagagaggaaggcacaCGTAATCTCTGAGAAGGGCACTCACCTCTGCTTTGGCCCAGAAGCTGTCTTTGCCAACCTTTTTGATCTCAGACATGGCATTGGTCTTCTGGTACACGGAGCCCTGCAGAGGACAGAGGGTTCCCCACTGGACCGCCCACAGAACATGAGCAACAACCTTCAGGATGGTGCCTGGCAGGGCAGGGGCGCTGGCCCTGGGCCTCTCAAGGAGACCAGAACCAAGACAGCCCAATGGCCCTAGGAAACCACCAGGCAAGGAAGCTCTCAACCCCAGGCAACACTGAGGAGGTCTCTGGCTGCACCAGACCCCTGTGGATGGAGGCCAAGGAGGTTCTGAGACCGGCCTCTGGCCATTTCTAGGAGGCTGGTCCACCAGACACAGATAGCTGACTGCACTGGGCGGTGCCCGGGAATCTCCACAGACTCCGGCTGTGCATCGGGGGACTGGACCCCCCCCACCTGGCACTAGGACTACAGGCCAGCAGGTGTCTGCCCATCCACTGCCTTACATTCCTCCACggtgccccccacccagggctgtgCAGGACACACTGGTGCTGTGGCCTCGAGGGTGACTACACTGTCCCTGCAGAGAGGCTCCAAACAGCTGGTGGGACCAGACAGGGTGGAGGGCTGCTCCTCATGCCCACTAGCACCTGCCCCACCAGGGGGGGCAGCTCCCACTTCTGTCGGCCATCTGCACCTTCATCTGGCTTCGGGGCTGGAAGCCAGGTAGCCAGGAGCCCAGCCCTGTGAGGGATAAACCACCCAGGGCGGGTGTAGCCAGGTGGGACAGGGTAACTGCACACTCCtgacctgcccctgccctgccgcCCGCCCAGGCAGCACTCACCACGGGGGCCTGGGGACCTGTGTCCTGGAAACGGCCGCTCTCCCTGTGGAAGGCATAGTTGGCACCGGAGGCTCTGGCCACCTTCTGCATGATGCACTCAGGCTCCACGTCCTCCTCGGCCCTAGCATTGATCGTCACATGGGCCCCCTGCAGCAGGAGAGCGGTCAGGAGGTGCAGCTCCAGGAGAGGACAGGATGCACACTGCAGTCCACACAGCTCAGACAACTGCCACCCAGGCTCAAGGGCAGGGAACCCTGCTGGGCACCTAGGCACACTCTGCTCATGGCCCACAAACCACCTTGAGGCAAACTTGTACTTGTCCAGTGCGGGCACGAGGTCTTTGCCCTCTGTAGCACTGTCTATGGCTTGTTATGTGTGCGGCACGCTCTCTGCTGCAGGCCCAGGTGTTAAAGAGTTCCTTTCTCATGagcaaaaacaaactttaaaaagaatctgGAAACTCATTTTCTACAAAAAGCAAGCCACCGACTTCTTGAGAAGTCAGATCCATGACCTCACTCACTGTTAGTAAACACCTAAtaagcttgggatcctctctttctttcagctCCTAGAAAAGAAAGTGAGGCATACCTGGAGAAGCACTGGCAGAACCAGAAATCAAAGACCTGAGTCTCTTTGCCGGTAACCAAGAAATGCAAAAAGTTACCTGACAAGCAAACAACAAATGCTTCTGGCACTGAAGGAGGTTCCGCTACAAGGACGGACATAAATACGTGTGGGGACAGGCTGGAGAGGAGCCATCAAAGGGAACATGCGTGCTGAGGCGGCTGGGCATACACAACTGTTCTCCTCCAGATCCTGACCACACTGACAAACTAAGGGAACCcaaggccctgccctgccccaggaccAGCTCCAGCCTGTTCCTCCTGAGCTCAGAAAGGACATTCACCATTCCTCCCCACTGAAGCCAGCCTGCTAGTGGCTCTGGCCGCAGTGTGGCCTCCCACGCACCTGCTGAGCAAGAGCACAGCAGCCTCGGGTCACACCCTCAAGTCCAGACAGAGTACTGGGGCGTGGGACACAATTCCAGTTCTGGCTGCAATTCCTGCTCATGCACACCCAGGAGCCTGGGGGCCTGGCAAACTCTGTGAGGCCCTCAGGGAACAGCCCTCACCTTCAGAAAGCTGGCCATGGTGCTGACGTGGTTGGCGCATGCTCCCTTCCGTACGTCGTTCACACCCTCGCCTGTCTGCAACAAAACACACCCAGCATGACTCACCAATCCCTCCCTGGGGGCTCAGCAGCATCCCTGTGTGTCCCAGCAAAGACAGAGCTGGGACCCTAAAGCAGAGGATAAGGCAAGGCCCACACCTCCAAGTCAAGGAGGTTCTTGTGGCAGGATGACCACCAGCTTCCATGGGCAGGGGGTTGGCTCAGAATTTTCTAGTCCCACCCATCAGTCCTGTGTTCTCAGAGCCTTCTCCAGGCCACCTGCTCCCTCAGGATGACTACTCTGAAGGGGACACAGGCAAGGGGGTCCTGCGATTGTTTGTACTCCATTTTGTAGGAATAATCCTGGGCTTGGGGGGGAGGCACTGGGAATTCTACGCTAGCCAGGCCCCCATTATCCTTTGGGCCACAGTGACTTAATCTACTGTTGTGTTCCTTCACCACCTCCGAGCTGCCCTGAAGTCAAGTCCTTCTCTGCTCCAATCGTGAatggcagaggaggagaaggaaagggagttCTTCCGGATCGCACCTGGATGAGAACCGAGAGCCCGCCAGTTCCACATACCCAGTTGATGAGGACAAATTTGGGCAGGCCGGAGTTGGGGTCCTTCACCCTGCAGAAGCCGTACATCACCTTCCCGCTGTTGAGTTCCTCCACCATCTCCTCCAGGCCTCCCTCTGCAGCAGGTCACAGGGAAGTGAGGTGTCCCACACCTGCTGCCCGCCCTGGCACACTGTCCGCCAGGAGACCAAACCCAAATGGCTCTAAACCAGGGGTTCTCAGTGTCGCCTATATCAAAATTGGATTCCTGTGCCCGTCTTCACTGAGCTAACTCACAGGAGCTGGGTGGGACCCAGGATCTGCATTTGTGACAAGGAccccaggtgatttttttttttttgtaagatttatttttgagagagagagtggaagcagggaagCAGCTTAGAGGGGCACAGaagatcccaggcaggctctgcaccgacagtggcGAACtcatgcagggcttaaacccgcgagctgtgagatcatgacctgagctgaagttggacactcaaccaactgagccacccaggcgccccgaggaccCCAGGTGAGTTTTTACATACGCCAGTCTAAAAACCATTCCTATAAAACCCATGGGTAATTCTGTAAGTAAAATCGTCATTTTTGTTACAAACTGGGCATCAGGCTTCCAAATGGAGGATCTCTGCAACAATTTTACTGTTGCCTGGACCTACTGAGGGCCCTGGAATAGGCCTGCTGGGAGTCACCTGCCCTACCCATGAGTCTGCTCAGACCCCCAGGCCACcaagagggtcccaagcaggtgGGAACGTCCTTCAGTCACGCTCAGGCTCAGTTCTTAGATCCTCCAAGTGAAGGTAAGGGGATGGGTGATAAGGGCACAGGAGCCATCCTCAGCCATTCTCCTGACACTGAGGCTGTGGTCCTTATCAGCTAGTGAGGAGCTGGGTCGGGTACTTTAGCTATAGGGCCACAGAGACCTGGGACAGCCCTGAGCCCCTACTTGGAGTATGCACAGCAGAGCCCTGTGAGTACCAGTGGAGGCGGTGGTAGGAAATGCAGGCTACTGAACCCTGCACTTCTCCACCACCTGAGGCATCACAGTGCACGTGAGAGCACAGCCAGCAGCGGTCCTTC encodes the following:
- the DBNL gene encoding drebrin-like protein isoform X2 produces the protein MAANLSRNGPALQDAYVRVVTEKSPTDWALFTYEGNSNDIRVAGTGEGGLEEMVEELNSGKVMYGFCRVKDPNSGLPKFVLINWTGEGVNDVRKGACANHVSTMASFLKGAHVTINARAEEDVEPECIMQKVARASGANYAFHRESGRFQDTGPQAPVGSVYQKTNAMSEIKKVGKDSFWAKAEKEEENRKREEKRRAEEERQQLEQERRERELREAARREQRYREEQGSEAAPQRTCEQPEVVLGSRQEQDPGSPQPAHPRDIFKQKERALSTTSISSPQPGKLRSPFLQKQLTQPETHLSREPAQATSGPRPGLCEEPVPSTPPCPVQAEEEEAVYEEPPEQESLYEEPPMVQQQDAGSEHMDHYPGLSGKGLCARALYDYQAADDTEISFDPENLITGIEVIDEGWWRGYGPDGHFGMFPANYVELIE
- the PGAM2 gene encoding phosphoglycerate mutase 2 gives rise to the protein MSTHRLVMVRHGESTWNQENRFCGWFDAELSEKGAQEAKKGAEAIRDAKMEFDICYTSVLKRAIRTLWTILDGTDQMWLPVVRTWRLNERHYGGLTGLNKAETAAKHGEEQVKIWRRSFDIPPPPMDEKHPYYSSISKERRYAGLKPGELPMCESLKDTIARALPFWNEEIAPQIKAGKRVLIAAHGNSLRGIVKHLEGMSDQAIMELNLPTGIPIVYELDQALKPTKPMRFLGDEETVRKAMEAVAAQGKAK
- the DBNL gene encoding drebrin-like protein isoform X1, with protein sequence MAANLSRNGPALQDAYVRVVTEKSPTDWALFTYEGNSNDIRVAGTGEGGLEEMVEELNSGKVMYGFCRVKDPNSGLPKFVLINWTGEGVNDVRKGACANHVSTMASFLKGAHVTINARAEEDVEPECIMQKVARASGANYAFHRESGRFQDTGPQAPVGSVYQKTNAMSEIKKVGKDSFWAKAEKEEENRKREEKRRAEEERQQLEQERRERELREAARREQRYREEQGSEAAPQSRTCEQPEVVLGSRQEQDPGSPQPAHPRDIFKQKERALSTTSISSPQPGKLRSPFLQKQLTQPETHLSREPAQATSGPRPGLCEEPVPSTPPCPVQAEEEEAVYEEPPEQESLYEEPPMVQQQDAGSEHMDHYPGLSGKGLCARALYDYQAADDTEISFDPENLITGIEVIDEGWWRGYGPDGHFGMFPANYVELIE
- the DBNL gene encoding drebrin-like protein isoform X3; the protein is MVEELNSGKVMYGFCRVKDPNSGLPKFVLINWTGEGVNDVRKGACANHVSTMASFLKGAHVTINARAEEDVEPECIMQKVARASGANYAFHRESGRFQDTGPQAPVGSVYQKTNAMSEIKKVGKDSFWAKAEKEEENRKREEKRRAEEERQQLEQERRERELREAARREQRYREEQGSEAAPQSRTCEQPEVVLGSRQEQDPGSPQPAHPRDIFKQKERALSTTSISSPQPGKLRSPFLQKQLTQPETHLSREPAQATSGPRPGLCEEPVPSTPPCPVQAEEEEAVYEEPPEQESLYEEPPMVQQQDAGSEHMDHYPGLSGKGLCARALYDYQAADDTEISFDPENLITGIEVIDEGWWRGYGPDGHFGMFPANYVELIE